From Leptodactylus fuscus isolate aLepFus1 chromosome 11, aLepFus1.hap2, whole genome shotgun sequence, one genomic window encodes:
- the ZBTB6 gene encoding zinc finger and BTB domain-containing protein 6, with translation MGAETELRAATMSESDVLHFRFKEQGDVVLQKMNILREQNLFCDVSVYINDAEFHGHKVVFAACSTFMRDQFLLNQSRQVRITILQNAEVGQKLLLSCYTGVLEVRKKELLKYLTAASYLQMVHIVERCTEALSRYLQSETCDNDETLQPGKGPPCPPEMDAVKAQDKDCEIIELSEDSQLNLDYRVKKEESNQVELHSLEPEKNDLPSVEIDYKDNDICVFRMGSMSDNENNVDSEQFAQPCTSSKSNMYFSDTQHAMINSTVENRMSDLPPSHFQNYQEGVNPSSGIIHGFQTPVEGVCSWRHQCPKCPRGFLHLENYLRHLKMHKLFLCLQCGKTFTQKKNLNRHIRGHMGIRPFQCSVCLKTFTAKTTLQDHLNIHSGDRPYKCHCCDMDFKHKSALKKHLSSVHAKIGDKPGLDSITKITIDYD, from the exons ATGGGAGCCGAGACCGAGCTCAG AGCTGCCACCATGTCCGAGTCCGACGTCCTTCATTTCCGGTTTAAGGAGCAAGGAGATGTTGTCTTACAAAAGATGAATATTCTCCGAGAGCAAAACCTCTTTTGTGACGTGTCTGTGTATATCAACGATGCGGAGTTCCATGGCCATAAGGTTGTGTTTGCTGCTTGCTCCACGTTTATGAGAGATCAGTTTCTGCTGAACCAGTCTCGGCAGGTGCGTATCACCATATTGCAGAATGCAGAAGTGGGACAGAAACTTCTCCTTTCCTGCTATACCGGAGTCCTAGAAGTTAGAAAAAAGGAGCTTCTGAAGTATCTCACTGCGGCCAGTTACTTGCAGATGGTTCATATTGTTGAGAGGTGCACAGAAGCTCTATCGCGTTACCTGCAAAGTGAGACGTGTGACAATGACGAAACGCTGCAGCCGGGTAAAGGTCCTCCTTGTCCTCCTGAGATGGATGCCGTGAAGGCTCAGGATAAGGACTGTGAGATCATTGAACTGTCGGAAGACAGTCAGCTAAACCTGGACTACCGGGTCAAGAAGGAAGAAAGTAATCAGGTGGAGCTGCACAGCCTGGAACCCGAGAAGAATGATCTGCCCTCTGTGGAAATCGACTACAAAGACAATGATATCTGTGTTTTCAGGATGGGCTCCATGTCTGATAATGAGAATAATGTGGACAGCGAGCAGTTCGCTCAGCCCTGCACTTCTTCTAAATCCAATATGTATTTTTCGGACACTCAGCACGCCATGATTAACTCCACTGTGGAAAACCGCATGAGTGATTTACCCCCCAGTCACTTCCAGAACTATCAAGAAGGTGTAAATCCATCTTCTGGGATCATTCATGGTTTTCAGACTCCTGTAGAAGGAGTCTGTTCATGGAGACATCAGTGCCCCAAGTGCCCTCGCGGGTTTCTTCATTTGGAGAACTATCTGCGTCACTTAAAGATGCATAAGCTGTTCTTGTGTTTGCAGTGCGGTAAAACCTTCACTCAGAAGAAGAACTTGAACAGACACATCCGTGGACACATGGGCATTCGGCCGTTTCAGTGCTCTGTGTGTCTGAAAACTTTTACTGCTAAGACTACCTTGCAAGACCATCTCAATATCCATAGCGGGGACCGTCCTTACAAGTGTCATTGTTGTGATATGGATTTTAAGCACAAATCGGCGCTGAAAAAACATCTCAGTTCAGTTCATGCAAAAATTGGCGATAAGCCCGGCCTGGACTCCATTACAAAGATCACTATAGATTACGATTGA